A DNA window from Allokutzneria albata contains the following coding sequences:
- a CDS encoding serine protease translates to MVRALLTAALAVAALLSPATAHADPGPRIVGGTQVKANRYPWMVAIIDTGRKTQFCGGSLVNSRWVVTAAHCTFGRRATGIAVALGATDWRQPVRTAAVRRLVDHPGYVDPKENRGSRLLNDISMIELAEEIPLDDRRIQTIALPKPGTGFFSAVAAGWGMTTYQGKASVKLLEVPLLNQELLCTRLYPLLRLTFDPRVQTCAAAPGKDVCKGDSGGPLMAAFSGRMHLVGVVSWGVVCGDQSKPAVYTKVSAYTDWIRSVARTGRWQQNPGIPNS, encoded by the coding sequence GTGGTGCGCGCACTCCTGACCGCGGCACTCGCGGTCGCCGCCCTGCTCAGCCCCGCCACCGCGCACGCGGACCCCGGGCCGCGCATCGTCGGCGGCACCCAGGTGAAGGCGAACCGGTACCCGTGGATGGTGGCGATCATCGACACCGGCCGGAAGACCCAGTTCTGCGGCGGTTCCCTGGTCAACAGCAGGTGGGTGGTGACCGCCGCGCACTGTACGTTCGGGCGGCGGGCCACCGGGATCGCGGTGGCGCTCGGCGCGACCGACTGGCGGCAGCCGGTGCGCACGGCGGCCGTGCGCAGGCTGGTCGACCACCCCGGCTACGTCGACCCGAAGGAGAACCGGGGGAGCAGGCTGCTCAACGACATCAGCATGATCGAGCTCGCCGAGGAGATCCCGCTCGACGACCGCCGCATCCAGACGATCGCGCTGCCCAAGCCGGGAACCGGGTTCTTCTCCGCGGTCGCCGCGGGCTGGGGGATGACGACCTACCAAGGGAAAGCCTCGGTGAAGCTGCTGGAAGTGCCGCTGCTGAACCAGGAGTTGCTGTGCACGCGCCTGTACCCCTTGCTGCGCCTGACCTTCGACCCGCGCGTCCAGACCTGCGCCGCGGCACCGGGCAAGGACGTGTGCAAGGGGGACTCCGGCGGCCCGCTGATGGCCGCGTTCTCCGGGCGGATGCACCTGGTCGGCGTCGTCTCGTGGGGCGTGGTGTGCGGCGACCAGAGCAAACCCGCCGTCTACACCAAGGTCTCCGCCTACACCGACTGGATCAGGAGCGTGGCCAGAACCGGGCGGTGGCAGCAGAACCCGGGCATCCCCAACTCCTGA
- the gcvP gene encoding aminomethyl-transferring glycine dehydrogenase: protein MTQPTPDRIPLAALEHGTPFADRHVGPRPAELARMLDVVGVGSLEELAQRAVPSSIHEKDLTLALPAPATEAQALAELRELAGRNRLAVQMIGLGYYGTITPPVIRRNVLESPAWYTAYTPYQPEISQGRLEALLNFQTMVADLTGMDVANASMLDEGTAAAEAMTLLRRAGRSKSAKFVVDADTLPQTLAVIETRAEPLGIEVVVADLSQGIEGLGLGGDYFGVLLSYPGASGAVRDLGSVIEEAHAQGALVAVAADLLALTLLRAPGEQGADVVVGTSQRFGVPMGFGGPHAGYMAVRKGLERQLPGRLVGVSVDADGNPAYRLALQTREQHIRREKATSNICTAQVLLAVIASMYAVYHGPDGLKMIAARAHRMATVLAAGLCENNIEVVHGEFFDTVLAKVPGRAAEIVGTAREHGVNLRLVDADHVGIACDETTTRDHLSLVWKAFGVVVSDVDVLDADTADAIPAEFRRTSEYLTHPVFHTHRSETALLRYLRSLSDKDVALDRSMIPLGSCTMKLNATAEMEPITWPGFADVHPFAPVADAEGYTGLIGDLERWLAEVTGYDAVSIQPNAGSQGEFAGLLAIRAYHRSQGQDARDVCLIPSSAHGTNAASAVMAGMRVVVVRCDDNGNIDMDHLRSTVDEHRDDLSAIMITYPSTHGVYEDTVREVCALVHDAGGQVYVDGANLNALIGLARMGKFGSDVSHLNLHKTFCIPHGGGGPGVGPIGVREHLAPFLPNHPLQPTAGPATGVGPISAAPWGSASILPISWAYVRMMGGDGLRRATLTAVAAANYVARRLDEHFPVLYTGEGGFVAHECILDLRPITKATGVTVDDVAKRLADYGMHAPTMSFPVAGTLMVEPTESEDLAELDRFCDAMISIKAEIDRVGSGEWPVDDNPLRNAPHTAACLTGEWSHPYTRAEAVYPVGTGAPKIWPPVRRIDGAKGDRNLVCSCPPLSAYGD, encoded by the coding sequence ATGACCCAGCCCACCCCCGACCGCATCCCGCTGGCCGCGCTGGAGCACGGCACCCCGTTCGCCGACCGCCACGTCGGTCCCCGGCCCGCCGAGCTGGCGCGGATGCTGGACGTGGTGGGCGTGGGCTCGCTGGAGGAGCTGGCCCAGCGCGCGGTGCCGTCGAGCATCCACGAGAAGGACCTGACGCTGGCCCTGCCCGCCCCGGCGACGGAGGCCCAGGCGCTGGCCGAGCTGCGCGAGCTGGCCGGGCGCAACCGGTTGGCCGTGCAGATGATCGGTCTGGGCTACTACGGCACGATCACCCCGCCGGTGATCCGCCGCAACGTGCTGGAGAGCCCGGCCTGGTACACCGCGTACACGCCCTACCAGCCGGAGATCTCCCAGGGGCGGCTCGAGGCGCTGCTGAACTTCCAGACCATGGTCGCCGACCTGACCGGCATGGACGTGGCGAACGCGTCGATGCTGGACGAGGGCACGGCCGCGGCCGAGGCGATGACGCTGCTGCGCCGCGCGGGCCGCTCGAAGTCGGCGAAGTTCGTGGTGGACGCGGACACGCTGCCGCAGACCCTCGCGGTGATCGAGACCCGCGCGGAGCCGCTGGGCATCGAGGTCGTGGTGGCTGACCTGTCGCAGGGCATCGAGGGCCTCGGCCTCGGCGGCGACTACTTCGGCGTGCTGCTGTCCTACCCCGGAGCCTCCGGCGCGGTCCGCGACCTCGGCTCGGTGATCGAGGAGGCGCACGCGCAGGGCGCGCTCGTCGCCGTCGCCGCGGACCTGCTGGCGCTGACCCTGCTGCGCGCGCCGGGGGAGCAGGGCGCGGACGTGGTGGTCGGCACCTCGCAGCGCTTCGGGGTCCCGATGGGCTTCGGCGGCCCGCACGCCGGCTACATGGCCGTGCGCAAGGGACTGGAGCGGCAGCTGCCCGGCCGTCTCGTCGGCGTGAGCGTGGACGCGGACGGCAACCCCGCCTACCGCCTGGCGTTGCAGACCCGTGAACAGCACATCCGCCGCGAGAAGGCGACCAGCAACATCTGCACCGCGCAGGTGCTGCTCGCGGTGATCGCGTCGATGTACGCGGTCTACCACGGCCCGGACGGCCTCAAGATGATCGCCGCCCGCGCGCACCGGATGGCCACCGTGCTCGCCGCCGGGCTGTGCGAGAACAACATCGAGGTCGTGCACGGCGAGTTCTTCGACACCGTGCTGGCCAAGGTCCCCGGCCGCGCCGCGGAGATCGTCGGCACCGCGCGCGAGCACGGCGTGAACCTGCGCCTCGTCGACGCCGACCACGTGGGCATCGCCTGCGACGAGACCACCACGCGCGACCACCTGTCCCTCGTGTGGAAGGCGTTCGGCGTCGTCGTGTCCGATGTGGACGTCCTGGACGCGGACACCGCGGACGCGATCCCCGCCGAGTTCCGCAGGACCTCCGAGTACCTGACCCACCCGGTGTTCCACACGCACCGCTCGGAGACCGCGCTGCTGCGCTACCTGCGCTCGTTGTCCGACAAGGACGTCGCGCTGGACCGCAGCATGATCCCGCTGGGCTCGTGCACGATGAAGCTCAACGCCACCGCGGAGATGGAGCCGATCACCTGGCCCGGCTTCGCCGACGTGCACCCCTTCGCCCCGGTCGCCGACGCCGAGGGCTACACCGGCCTGATCGGCGACCTGGAGCGGTGGCTGGCCGAGGTCACCGGCTACGACGCGGTGAGCATCCAGCCGAACGCGGGCAGCCAGGGCGAGTTCGCCGGCCTGCTGGCGATCCGTGCCTACCACCGCAGCCAGGGGCAGGACGCGCGCGACGTCTGCCTGATCCCGTCCAGCGCGCACGGCACGAACGCCGCCAGCGCGGTCATGGCTGGCATGCGGGTGGTCGTGGTCCGCTGCGACGACAACGGCAACATCGACATGGACCACCTTAGGTCCACTGTGGACGAACACCGCGACGACCTGTCGGCGATCATGATCACCTACCCGTCCACCCACGGCGTGTACGAGGACACGGTGCGCGAGGTCTGCGCGCTGGTGCACGACGCGGGTGGCCAGGTCTACGTGGACGGCGCGAACCTCAACGCGCTGATCGGCCTGGCGCGCATGGGCAAGTTCGGTTCGGACGTCTCGCACCTGAACCTGCACAAGACCTTCTGCATCCCCCACGGCGGTGGCGGCCCCGGCGTCGGCCCGATCGGCGTGCGCGAGCACCTCGCGCCGTTCCTGCCCAACCACCCGCTGCAGCCCACCGCGGGCCCGGCCACCGGTGTCGGCCCGATCTCGGCGGCCCCCTGGGGCAGCGCGTCGATCCTGCCGATCTCCTGGGCCTACGTGCGGATGATGGGCGGGGACGGCCTGCGCAGGGCGACCCTGACCGCGGTCGCGGCGGCCAACTACGTGGCGCGGCGGCTCGACGAGCACTTCCCCGTTCTGTACACCGGCGAGGGCGGTTTCGTCGCCCACGAGTGCATCCTCGACCTGCGGCCGATCACCAAGGCCACCGGCGTGACCGTGGACGACGTGGCCAAGCGGCTGGCCGACTACGGCATGCACGCGCCGACGATGTCCTTCCCGGTGGCGGGCACGCTGATGGTCGAGCCGACCGAGAGCGAGGACCTGGCGGAGCTGGACCGCTTCTGCGACGCCATGATCTCCATCAAGGCGGAGATCGACCGGGTCGGCTCCGGCGAGTGGCCGGTGGACGACAACCCGCTGCGCAACGCCCCGCACACCGCGGCGTGCCTGACCGGGGAGTGGTCGCACCCCTACACCCGGGCCGAGGCGGTCTACCCGGTCGGCACCGGCGCGCCGAAGATCTGGCCGCCGGTCCGGCGCATCGACGGCGCGAAGGGCGACCGCAACCTGGTCTGCTCCTGCCCGCCGCTGAGCGCCTACGGCGACTGA
- a CDS encoding DUF881 domain-containing protein has product MPERPRYDLSSSLLRQLLGDHLDAGYAAAHRRRAGRPVPWLAQRVWFAVGALLLGSLLGVAATNAAARQPGAEETKRGLVAGVRAERADTEALARRAAALAKQLDEARTAALAGDGQGRAVLDQLTRLERATAAVPVTGPGLRVTVGDPPERRRTRSRENILDRDLQVLVNSLWASGAEAVAVGGHRLQPRAAVRQAGGMLVDNRPVTQPYVLEAIGNPEELETRFVGTDGHGRFTTFAQLYGTTFTVERVPELRLAGAPADEPRLAVAPAAPIAPPTTPGR; this is encoded by the coding sequence GTGCCTGAGCGGCCGCGCTACGACCTGAGCAGCTCGCTGCTGCGCCAGCTGCTCGGCGACCACCTCGACGCCGGGTACGCGGCGGCGCACCGCAGGCGCGCCGGTCGGCCGGTGCCGTGGCTCGCCCAGCGGGTGTGGTTCGCGGTGGGCGCGCTGCTCCTGGGCTCCCTGCTGGGAGTCGCGGCGACCAACGCCGCGGCGCGCCAGCCCGGCGCGGAGGAGACCAAGCGCGGGCTGGTCGCGGGCGTGCGCGCCGAACGCGCCGACACCGAGGCGCTGGCCCGCCGGGCCGCCGCGCTCGCGAAGCAGCTCGACGAGGCGCGCACCGCCGCGCTCGCCGGCGACGGTCAGGGCCGGGCGGTGCTCGACCAGCTGACCCGGCTCGAACGCGCCACCGCCGCGGTGCCGGTCACCGGTCCCGGGCTGCGCGTCACCGTGGGCGACCCGCCGGAGCGGCGGCGGACCCGCTCGCGCGAGAACATCCTCGACCGCGATCTCCAGGTGCTGGTCAACTCGCTGTGGGCGAGCGGTGCCGAGGCGGTCGCGGTCGGCGGGCACCGGCTGCAGCCGAGGGCGGCGGTGCGCCAGGCGGGCGGCATGCTCGTGGACAACCGGCCGGTCACCCAGCCGTACGTGCTGGAGGCGATCGGCAACCCCGAGGAGCTGGAGACCCGCTTCGTCGGCACCGACGGCCACGGCCGGTTCACCACGTTCGCCCAGCTCTACGGCACCACGTTCACCGTGGAGCGGGTACCGGAGCTGCGCTTGGCCGGGGCGCCCGCCGACGAGCCCAGGCTCGCGGTGGCCCCCGCCGCGCCCATCGCCCCACCCACCACGCCAGGGAGGTAG
- a CDS encoding bifunctional nuclease family protein, giving the protein MSEMRVVGVRVELPHNQPILLLRETEGDRYLPIWIGSVEATAIALEQQGVRPARPLTHDLLKDVIGALGRELEQVRITDLQEGTFFAELVFDGDLRVSARPSDSVALALRIGVPIHAEESVLAEAGLVIPDEQEDEVEKFREFLDNVSPEDFAAPES; this is encoded by the coding sequence ATGAGCGAGATGCGCGTCGTCGGGGTGCGGGTCGAACTGCCCCACAACCAGCCGATCCTGCTGCTGCGCGAGACCGAGGGCGATCGGTACCTGCCGATCTGGATCGGCTCGGTCGAGGCCACGGCCATCGCCTTGGAGCAGCAGGGCGTCCGGCCGGCCCGGCCGCTGACCCACGACCTGCTCAAGGACGTGATCGGGGCGCTCGGCCGGGAGCTGGAGCAGGTGCGGATCACCGACCTGCAGGAGGGCACCTTCTTCGCCGAGCTGGTCTTCGACGGGGACCTGCGGGTCTCGGCGCGGCCCAGTGACTCGGTGGCGCTGGCGCTGCGGATCGGGGTGCCGATCCACGCCGAGGAGTCGGTGCTGGCCGAGGCCGGCCTGGTCATCCCGGACGAGCAGGAGGACGAGGTGGAGAAGTTCCGCGAGTTCCTCGACAACGTCTCGCCCGAGGACTTCGCCGCCCCGGAGAGCTGA
- a CDS encoding NUDIX hydrolase: protein MAEFAEKHLVYCWIERGDAVLFIRRRAKGFLGGRWELPGGTVEPGEPEESAAVREAAEETGLSVRVLGERSTHTWMDVDGRPLRIHARIYEVADDGTSEVVLNPDEHDSCVWLAPERAAELDLVDHVRASLALT, encoded by the coding sequence ATGGCGGAGTTCGCGGAGAAGCACCTCGTGTACTGCTGGATCGAGCGCGGCGACGCGGTGCTGTTCATCCGCCGCCGGGCCAAGGGGTTCCTCGGTGGCCGGTGGGAGCTGCCGGGCGGCACGGTGGAGCCGGGGGAACCGGAGGAGAGCGCCGCCGTCCGCGAGGCCGCCGAGGAGACCGGGCTGTCCGTGCGGGTGCTCGGCGAGCGCAGCACGCACACGTGGATGGACGTCGACGGCCGTCCACTGCGGATCCACGCGCGGATATACGAGGTCGCCGACGACGGCACGTCCGAGGTGGTGCTCAACCCGGACGAGCACGACAGCTGCGTCTGGCTGGCGCCGGAGCGCGCGGCCGAACTGGACCTCGTCGACCACGTCAGGGCCTCGCTGGCGCTGACCTGA
- a CDS encoding effector-associated constant component EACC1 — MDDQRSVTISVRGTGTTDCLRSLRGWLVETGELRGPLHLGHRPCGASGPAGVVDVLVVATDTEGATSVLASAVLSWLRHRETGVDLSLATADGATVELRADRVRALDEDGVRAESARLARQLAPSVH; from the coding sequence ATGGATGATCAGCGGTCAGTGACGATCTCCGTGCGCGGCACCGGGACCACCGACTGCCTGCGCTCGCTGCGGGGATGGCTGGTGGAGACCGGTGAGCTGCGCGGGCCGCTGCACCTCGGCCACCGCCCCTGCGGTGCGAGCGGGCCCGCCGGCGTGGTGGACGTGCTCGTCGTCGCCACGGACACCGAGGGGGCGACGTCGGTGCTCGCCTCGGCCGTGCTCTCCTGGCTGAGGCACCGCGAGACCGGCGTCGACCTGAGCCTGGCCACCGCGGACGGGGCCACGGTCGAGCTGCGGGCCGACCGGGTCCGCGCCCTCGACGAGGACGGGGTGCGCGCCGAGTCCGCCCGCCTGGCCAGGCAGCTCGCCCCGTCCGTCCACTGA
- the ftsR gene encoding transcriptional regulator FtsR: MTAAAGRANSGGSSIGAVLAQLRSEFPEVTISKIRFLESEGLVRPARTSSGYRQFAKADIERLRFVLAAQRDHYLPLKVIKEQLDAADLAENGTDPAAAQLSVVPEPPARPEPPDAARRRRLTREEFLDASGVGEALLGELEQYGLVRPGAAGFYEQDAVPIARTAKELTGFGIEPRHLRGFRSSADREVALLEQIVAPVLRQQNPRARERAEEILDRLAALSVSLHGMLVKAGLRGVAKG, encoded by the coding sequence ATGACGGCGGCGGCCGGACGGGCCAACAGCGGGGGTTCGAGCATCGGAGCGGTGCTCGCACAGCTGCGGTCCGAGTTCCCGGAGGTGACGATCTCCAAGATCCGCTTCCTGGAGTCGGAGGGACTGGTCCGTCCGGCGCGCACGTCCTCCGGCTACCGCCAGTTCGCCAAGGCCGATATCGAGCGGCTGCGGTTCGTCCTTGCCGCGCAACGGGACCACTACCTCCCGTTGAAGGTGATCAAGGAGCAGCTGGACGCGGCGGACCTGGCGGAGAACGGCACCGACCCGGCGGCGGCGCAGCTGTCGGTGGTGCCGGAGCCCCCGGCCCGCCCCGAGCCGCCGGACGCCGCCCGGCGCAGGCGGCTGACCAGGGAGGAGTTCCTCGACGCCAGCGGTGTCGGGGAGGCGCTGCTCGGCGAGCTGGAGCAGTACGGCCTGGTCCGCCCGGGGGCGGCGGGGTTCTACGAGCAGGACGCGGTGCCGATCGCGCGCACGGCGAAGGAGCTGACCGGCTTCGGCATCGAGCCCCGGCACCTGCGCGGGTTCCGCTCCTCCGCCGACCGCGAGGTGGCCCTGCTCGAACAGATCGTCGCTCCCGTTCTGCGCCAACAGAATCCGCGGGCGCGGGAGCGGGCGGAGGAAATACTGGACCGGCTGGCGGCGTTGTCGGTGTCGTTGCACGGCATGCTGGTCAAGGCCGGGCTGCGCGGTGTGGCCAAGGGCTGA
- the garA gene encoding glycogen accumulation regulator GarA — translation MSQNDGPGGVPPERAPEQTSVFRADFLADVEGAEAPPAPEPPVSGVDALPSGSALLVVKRGPNAGSRFLLDRDTTSAGRHPDSDIFLDDVTVSRRHAEFRREGSDFVVVDVGSLNGTYVNRAPVDTAVLANGDEVQIGKFRLVFLTGPNN, via the coding sequence GTGAGCCAGAACGACGGGCCCGGCGGCGTCCCGCCGGAGCGGGCGCCGGAACAGACGTCGGTCTTCCGCGCCGACTTCCTCGCTGACGTTGAGGGCGCCGAGGCGCCTCCTGCCCCCGAACCCCCGGTCTCGGGTGTCGACGCCCTGCCGTCCGGTTCGGCGCTGCTGGTGGTCAAGCGCGGTCCCAACGCGGGTTCCCGGTTCCTGCTGGACCGGGACACCACCAGTGCGGGCCGGCACCCCGACAGCGACATCTTCCTCGACGACGTCACGGTCTCCCGGCGGCACGCTGAGTTCCGCCGCGAGGGTTCGGACTTCGTCGTGGTCGACGTCGGCAGCCTCAACGGCACCTACGTGAACCGGGCCCCGGTGGACACCGCGGTCCTGGCCAACGGCGACGAGGTGCAGATCGGCAAGTTCCGGCTCGTCTTCCTGACGGGCCCGAACAACTAG
- a CDS encoding MFS transporter — MTASSSRARRLAGTLYAYMFAGSLVLLYPVYSLLFVDTGLSVAEISSLFVIWCVAALVLEVPSGAWADTFSRRWLLALGPLCAGAGYALWIAFPSYWAFLLGFVLWGVENALTSGSLEALVYEELDRLGAADRYARVMGRARAASQFAIVLAMAFAGPVLALGGYETVGVASVLACVAAAGIALLLPEHRVRTEKDEPGYFVTLRLGLREARVDPAVRRTLLVLPFVMGVWDALEEYVPLLSLEKGVAPTAVPWVMLLIWLGVTSGGLLAPLGERLATKGISGLLALGAFALGAGALLDSFAGFFLLALGFCAFQLASVVLGARLQENITGPSRATVTSLAGLGVGVLTVLLYGTYAAASAGMSQGAIFAMFAVPYLVLAVALAAGERRPARVQQSAVRVRS; from the coding sequence ATGACCGCATCTTCTTCACGTGCCCGCAGGCTCGCAGGCACGTTGTACGCGTACATGTTCGCCGGCAGCCTGGTGCTGCTGTACCCGGTGTACTCGCTGCTGTTCGTCGACACCGGGCTCTCGGTCGCCGAGATCTCGTCGCTGTTCGTCATCTGGTGCGTCGCCGCGCTCGTGCTGGAGGTTCCCTCCGGAGCGTGGGCGGACACCTTCTCCCGCCGGTGGTTGCTCGCCCTCGGGCCGTTGTGCGCCGGAGCGGGCTACGCGCTGTGGATCGCCTTCCCTTCGTACTGGGCGTTCCTGCTCGGGTTCGTGCTGTGGGGTGTCGAGAACGCGCTGACCTCCGGCTCCCTCGAAGCACTGGTGTACGAAGAACTCGATCGCCTCGGTGCGGCGGACCGCTACGCGCGGGTCATGGGCCGGGCACGGGCGGCGAGCCAGTTCGCGATCGTGCTGGCCATGGCCTTCGCCGGTCCCGTGCTGGCGCTCGGCGGCTATGAAACCGTTGGTGTTGCCAGTGTTCTGGCCTGTGTCGCCGCCGCGGGAATCGCCTTGCTGCTCCCCGAGCACCGTGTTCGGACGGAGAAGGACGAGCCGGGCTACTTCGTCACTCTGCGCCTGGGACTGCGTGAGGCCCGTGTCGATCCGGCGGTGCGGCGCACGCTCCTGGTGCTGCCGTTCGTGATGGGCGTGTGGGACGCGCTTGAGGAGTACGTTCCCTTGCTGTCGTTGGAGAAGGGGGTCGCGCCGACAGCGGTTCCATGGGTGATGCTGCTGATCTGGCTCGGCGTGACCAGCGGCGGACTCCTTGCGCCCCTGGGAGAACGGCTCGCCACGAAAGGGATCAGCGGGTTGTTGGCGCTCGGGGCGTTCGCGCTCGGCGCGGGAGCGCTCCTGGATTCCTTCGCTGGATTCTTCTTGCTGGCATTGGGTTTCTGTGCCTTTCAACTGGCGAGCGTCGTGCTCGGCGCACGGTTGCAGGAGAACATCACCGGCCCCAGTCGGGCCACGGTGACCTCGTTGGCGGGCTTGGGCGTGGGAGTGCTGACGGTGCTGCTCTACGGCACTTACGCCGCGGCGTCGGCGGGGATGTCCCAGGGAGCGATCTTCGCGATGTTCGCGGTGCCGTACCTCGTGTTGGCGGTCGCGCTGGCCGCTGGAGAACGACGGCCGGCGCGGGTTCAGCAGAGCGCGGTTCGTGTCCGTTCATGA
- a CDS encoding MerR family transcriptional regulator, with amino-acid sequence MTLPDEMVGYRGPAACQIAGITYRQLDYWARTDLVVPTIRSAHGSGSQRLYSFKDILVLKVVKRLLDTGVSLQNIRVAVEHLRSRGVQDLARITLFSDGTTVYECTSPEEVVDLLQGGQGVFGIAVSGAMREISGTIHAFPAERADGGEWLPDTPDELSQRRARRIG; translated from the coding sequence ATGACCCTGCCTGACGAGATGGTCGGCTACCGCGGCCCGGCCGCGTGCCAGATCGCCGGGATCACCTACCGCCAGCTGGACTACTGGGCCCGCACCGACCTGGTGGTGCCGACGATCCGCAGCGCGCACGGCTCCGGCAGCCAGCGGCTGTACTCGTTCAAGGACATCCTGGTGCTGAAGGTGGTCAAGCGGCTGCTGGACACCGGGGTCTCGCTGCAGAACATCCGGGTGGCCGTGGAGCACCTGCGCAGCCGTGGCGTGCAGGACCTGGCCAGGATCACGTTGTTCAGCGACGGCACCACGGTCTACGAGTGCACCTCGCCGGAGGAGGTCGTCGACCTGCTCCAGGGCGGTCAGGGCGTGTTCGGCATCGCCGTCAGCGGCGCCATGCGGGAGATCAGCGGCACCATCCACGCCTTCCCCGCCGAGCGCGCCGACGGCGGCGAGTGGCTGCCCGACACCCCCGACGAGCTGTCCCAGCGCCGCGCCCGCCGCATCGGCTGA
- the gcvH gene encoding glycine cleavage system protein GcvH, giving the protein MVPEDLRYTEQHEWVARTGEDTVRIGITDYAQNQLGDVVFVQLPDLGKKVAAEDVLGEVESTKSVSDIYAPLAGEVVAVNEAVVTAPETINTDAFGDGWLVELKLDDPSAVDGLLDAAGYRGKINEG; this is encoded by the coding sequence GTGGTTCCCGAGGACTTGAGGTACACAGAGCAGCACGAATGGGTCGCTCGCACGGGTGAGGACACCGTGCGGATCGGCATCACCGACTACGCCCAGAACCAGCTGGGTGACGTGGTCTTCGTGCAGCTGCCCGACCTTGGCAAGAAGGTCGCGGCCGAGGACGTCCTCGGCGAGGTGGAGTCCACCAAGAGCGTCTCCGACATCTACGCCCCGCTGGCGGGCGAGGTCGTCGCGGTGAACGAGGCCGTGGTGACCGCACCGGAGACCATCAACACCGACGCCTTCGGCGACGGCTGGCTGGTGGAGCTCAAGCTCGACGACCCGTCCGCGGTGGACGGCCTGCTCGACGCGGCCGGGTACCGTGGAAAGATCAACGAAGGCTGA
- a CDS encoding DUF881 domain-containing protein, which translates to MADPRGHRLLSGTLIAVLCLALGLALVTQVRRTRAGDGLADQRPQDLVVLLDGLRQREAALHKEIAESEATLRRLRASGQGAGAALEEARRRATALGVLAGTVAAAGPGVRVEITDPRGKVGPETLLDALQELRAAGAETVQVGPVRTGVDSAFGGAAGRVRLDGTDLSPPYVIAAVGDPPTLAQALNIPGGVVDSVERAGGGSRVVQSERVEITALRPARSHKYARPAG; encoded by the coding sequence ATGGCTGATCCCAGGGGACACCGGCTGCTGTCCGGAACGCTGATCGCGGTGCTGTGCCTGGCGCTGGGGCTCGCGCTGGTCACCCAGGTGCGCAGGACCCGCGCCGGGGACGGCCTCGCCGACCAACGCCCGCAGGACCTCGTGGTGCTGCTGGACGGGCTGCGCCAGCGGGAGGCCGCGTTGCACAAGGAGATCGCCGAGTCCGAGGCGACGCTGCGCAGGCTCCGGGCCAGCGGCCAGGGCGCGGGCGCCGCGCTGGAGGAGGCCAGGCGCAGGGCCACCGCGCTCGGCGTGCTGGCGGGCACCGTGGCGGCGGCCGGACCGGGCGTGCGGGTGGAGATCACCGATCCGCGGGGCAAGGTCGGGCCGGAGACGCTGCTGGACGCGCTGCAGGAGCTGCGCGCGGCCGGGGCCGAGACGGTGCAGGTCGGCCCGGTGCGGACCGGGGTCGACTCGGCGTTCGGCGGAGCCGCCGGGCGCGTCCGGCTGGACGGAACGGACCTGTCGCCGCCCTACGTGATCGCGGCGGTGGGGGACCCCCCTACGCTTGCACAAGCGCTGAACATCCCGGGCGGCGTGGTGGACTCCGTGGAACGGGCCGGTGGTGGCTCCCGCGTCGTGCAGAGCGAGCGTGTGGAGATCACCGCCTTGCGGCCCGCGCGCAGCCACAAATACGCTCGCCCGGCCGGTTGA
- a CDS encoding small basic family protein: MIGVIALAVGVVLGLWLDPTVPDWIQPYLPIAVVAALDAVFGGLRARLDEIFDAKVFVVSFVSNVLIAALIVLLGDELGVGGQLSTAVVVVFGIRIFGNASAIRRHLFKA; this comes from the coding sequence GTGATCGGCGTGATCGCCCTCGCCGTCGGGGTCGTGCTCGGCCTGTGGCTGGACCCGACCGTGCCCGACTGGATCCAGCCGTACCTGCCGATCGCCGTCGTGGCCGCGCTGGACGCGGTCTTCGGCGGGCTGCGGGCCCGGCTCGACGAGATCTTCGACGCCAAGGTCTTCGTGGTCTCGTTCGTCTCCAACGTGCTGATCGCCGCGCTGATCGTGCTGCTGGGCGACGAGCTGGGCGTCGGAGGGCAGCTGTCGACGGCGGTGGTGGTGGTCTTCGGAATCCGGATCTTCGGCAACGCCTCGGCCATCCGCAGGCACCTCTTCAAGGCGTGA